CGTCAACCACCCGGTTCTGTTCAACAACTGGATCATGGTACGGGAAGAAGCGATTGCGCGGGTTCGGTCTGCGGAAGTTGCCAGCGACGCCGAGATCGCGCGGTTCCGCGAAGTTTTCGAACGCAGCCGACTGTCGGTTTCGTGGTGGCGATCTGAACATCAGATACAGGTCAAAAAGCTCGAGGCGTTGAAGGCCGACCTGTTGTTGATCTCCGAGTATCTGAGCCAAGATGATTTGACCGCAGATCGACCGTGGAATCGACTGGTGGACTGGTCAGAAACCGCGCTTAGCGAGGAAGGTCAGGAGTTGCTGGCGTCGCTGATCCTGGAGCCTTATGGCGATTTGGTGGACGGGCTGGCTTCGTGCATGGCAGATACCCGCTCGCAGGCGTTTGTGATAGATGGAACCATGCCTATCGGGGCAGTCCGTGATCTTATCCGGGAAACATATGCCTGGGCTTTGGATCTGGATTGGGACGTCCGCGAGAATTGCGCGCGGGCGTGGTATGTTTCTGAAGAAAAGCTGGAACCCCGCATGGGGGAACGGTTTGATGAACCCATTTCTGACTATGAACAACCTCTGGCCCCGGCGCGGGATGCAGCGGCTGCCTATGACGCGCTGGGCGGGTGGGAAGACACCAAGCCCGTGGCCGAATTTCTGCTGCGCCACCCGGAACATCGCCACACGATCCGGCGCGTTCAAATGACCCCATCCGCACCCTATGGCGAAATCCGGGATAACACGATTGGGTCAAAGGTGCTGCCTATCGACATGCTGCGTGCAAAGCTGTCATTCTTTGGGGCAACCCATTTTGACCCCCGTTCGGATCGATGGGTGCGAATCTGCATGTATTCCGGTGCGCCGTACCCGGAGGAGCTGACTTCTGAAAACGCGGATCTTTGGGTATACCCGCAGGAACCAACATGAATTTTTCGCTCAACGAGATGGAAGCAACCGCAAAACGGGCCACCCGTGGCGCGGGCTATTCCTGGGGCCAGGCCGAGGAGGCGTCGAAGGCGGCCCGCTGGCTGTGCGTGCAGGGGCTGGACGGGGCGGGGATTTTGTCCTTGTTGTTGGAGCAGGGGCTGGCTTCGGATCCGGCAGCGCATCGCCCTGGGCAGATTAATTGCCTCTGGCAAGGCAAAGAAGCGTTGTGTCCCTTGTCTGCGGGGCCTTTGTTGTCTGATGCGGCCCACTTTCTGAAAACGGGCCCAATTGAGATGCGGAACGTCGCAGTGCCCGCCTTGATGCTGCCGTTTGCGCGTCATGCCGCGCGCATTTTGAATGAAGCGCTGACGATTGAGATCGACACGGTTCAGGGTGTCGTGGGCGAGGATTGGCTCATGGCCCCGGACAGTTTGCCAAAAACGGCCCACACGGTCGTGGTTTCCCGAGGCGGTGCGCCGATCACAACACGTGAACAAGAGACGCGCGCCTATCCTGACCCACAGGATTGGGACACACTGAACCGCTTTGCCCACCGCACCTATGCCCCCGCAACCGAGGAATCCCGCCTGCTGGGTGCAGGGTCCGGGCTTTCTGACAATGATTGAAGAGACGCCAAAGTGACCGATACACAAACCCTGACCCTTGCTGAGATCGAAGACCTGTCTTTCCGCGCGCTCGTAGCGGCTGGCACATCCAAAGAAAATGCCCGCCCGCTGGCGCAGGCCACAGCGGCAACCGAGGCCGATGGCGTTGCAAGTCACGGGCTCGCCTATATCCCGATCTATTGCGAGCATGTGCAATGCGGCAAGGTCGATGGTTTAGCGGTTCCCGTTCTGTCACGCCCCAAACCCGGTGTCGTGGCGGTTGACGCCGCAACCGGCTTTGCGCATTCGGCCATCGACACAGGGTTTGAGGTCCTGATCCCGGCGGCCCGAGAACAGGGCGTCGCGGTTTTGGCTATTAAAAACAGCTATAACTGTGGCGTTTTGGGCTACCACACCTATCGGCTGGCCCAGGCAGGGCTGGTGGGGCTGGGGTTCACCAACGCCCCCGCCTCGATCGCACCGTCCGGCGGGTCGAAGCCTGTGGTGGGCACCAATCCTTTTTCCATTGCCGCGCCCGGTCCCGATAGTGAACCCGCCCTGCTGATCGACCAGAGCGCCAGTACCATCGCCAAAAGCGAGGTCATGAAACATGCGCGTGAAGGCAAGCCAATCCCGGTGGGATGGGCCTTGGACGCAGACGGCAATCCAACAACCGATCCTGAGGTTGGATTGAAGGGATCCATGGCACCGTCGGGTGGATACAAGGGTGTCGGTGTGGCTCTGATGGTAGAGCTTATGGCGGCGGCTCTGACAGGTGCCAGTTTGGGCATCAACGCATCCCCGTTTTCAGGAACTTTGGGCGGCCCCCCGAAGACAGGTCAGTTCTTCATTGCGATTGATCCAAGCGCGACGACGTCGAGTGGGTTTGAGACTGGGATTGCCGAATTGGTCGGCGCGATCCGTGCTCAAGAGGCTGCGCATTTGCCCGGTGACGGCCGCAGTGCGAAGCGCCAGATCGCTCGTAAATCGGGCGTCGCAGTCAGCAAAGCCACGCTCGACAAGATATCAAAATTTCTGTGACGTGCGCTCGAACGGCCCTTGGGGCGCGGCTTTCTTAAATCGGATGCGCCGCGTTTCAACTGCGTTTGATATAGCGCTGCAAATACCTCGACCTTTAAGTTGGGCCTAAGAGTTTCACCAACGTTACCGCAGGTCCCTTACGGGAAAATGTTGCCGTATCGCCTTGTCCATGTCTTCAGGGATATGCGTAGGGCTTGGGTTGGCAAGCAGTTCTTGCGTGCGCAGTCGGGCCCGTTCGAGGACATCTTTATCAGGTGCCTCAGACCACTCCTGCGGCGTTCTGCGGTCCGCCATCGCCGGGTAGAAATAGTCGCTTTCCATTCGGTTTATGGTCTGCGCGTGACCCAAAAAGTGCCCCGGTCCTCCGACGCAAACATCGCGGATGGTTTCAAGTGACAATGTGTCTTCCGATACTTCGAACCCGCGGGTCGCCCGCATCACTGAACCAATGAGGTCATTGTCCAATACGAAACTTTCGAGCGATGCGCCAAGAAGCGAACCGTACATTCCTGCCGCTTCGTAGACCAGATTTGCGCCAGCAAGTGAGGCCAGAAGTTCCGTGTATCCCTTTTCGTACCCAGCTTGAAAATCAGGGAGTTTGCTGTCGGTCATGCCAGCGCTGACAGCGCATGGGATATCATAGTGGCGCGCCATTTGTGCGCAGGCGGCCATCAGCAAACCTTGCTCGGCGGACCCTCCGGACATGGCCCCGGTCCGCAGATCACTGACAAATGGCAACGCTCCGAAAGTGGCTGGGTGACCGGGGTTCAGCAGGTTGACATAGACAATCCCGGCCAGGACCTCGGCGGTTTGTTGCGCCACGGCCCCGGCCAATGGGGCCGGGCTGGTCGCACCAGCCTGACCGGCCGCGACAAGCTTGAGCGGAATACCGTGCCGTGCCGCACATTCGATCACACCAAGTGCTTCTTCGGCGAATGTCAGCGGCGGGACGATAAAGCAGGTGGACACGCAAACCGGCGGTCGTGCACGCAAGGCATCGGGCCCGCCCATGAGAAGGGCAAGCATTCGGACAGCCTCTTCCATGACGTCTGGCGATCCAAAAGACGTACCTGTGGGTTTGCTTGTTCCTTTCAGACAGGCGTAGAGCGTATTGAGGTCCATTTCACGCGGGTCCGCAATGTCACGCGCGACAACAGTGCGTTGGAACATATGGATGTTCGGCAGTTGTTCAGCCAAGCGCGCCATGTCGTATAGGTCGCGCAGAGTTGTGTCGCGTATTTTGCCTGTTTGACTGTCTATCATGTGGACGGCAGCACCCGATGTGCCGAAATGCGTTCGCGACGAAGAGGGGTCGATGTCATTTGCGGGATCCAGACCGCAGAGTTTGAAGCCGCGGCCTGCAATCTGAAGGGTCTTTCGAACCATTGCCTCAGGAAACAACAAACGCCCGTCATCCGTCAGGGACCCACCTGCTGAACATAGTGTTTCGATGCATCGCGGCGTCGCGCCTTTCACGCCAATTTCTTCGAGAATACGCATGGCAGTGTGATCGACCATTTCAATCTCGGCCTGGGTGAGGGGCGCATATTGCCCGCCCTCAATTCCAGGCCAGATCGCGCGTGTCGGCCCAGACCCGGCCCCATCGTTTCTCGCTTGGTGTCGCGCCGCACGGCCACCTGATCGTCTACGCTGGTTCATTTGAATATCCCTTGAATAACGTGGCACTGTCCTGTGCATCAGGCCATGCAAGAAGGCCGTTGAATGCGCGTTCCGGTTGTCCTGTGAGCGCGGTGTATTTTGCGGCCAGTTGTGCGTTGGTCATCGGGTTTTGCGATGCGCCAAGCGGAAAAGCGCAGGCTTCCGAAACTGCGCTCCCGTCATTAAATTCTATGCGCAGCAGGTCAGGTTGATCGGGGTCATAGTTGAGGTTCGAGTTTCGTGCGGGTTCGGCTGTCACACGCGTTAGTTGGATCAACCTTGAAACAGCAGGTGATTTCCAGAACGCGTCTTCGCTGTCTGATAGCGTAAGGTTCCCTGAGGCCAGAATTTGACCGACGCAGGCTGGGATTGAGAACAAGGCTTCCGCGCGTGACTTGGGGTGATTGAACGGCAATATCTCGGCGTGGAAGTCAGGCAAGCGGGTATCAATCGCGGTGATGCCCCCAAACCTTCCGTTAACCGCCGGGCGCAGGTTTATCGCAGCGGTCATCAGCCGATGTGTATACCCGCAAGAGGGCCAGGGTTTAAGGACAAGGCCATATTCACCCAAAGCCCAAGGCGATCCCATTTTGCCCATCGCGGCGTTAAATACAGATGGATCGTAGTTTCCTTGAAGCCCGGCGAAGCCTCGCGCATGATCCAGAACGTGCGGTTGGCCCGTCACGCCTTGCGCTGCCAACACAGCTGCTTCCAAGCCATTCCGTGCCGCCCATCCGGCTTGCAACGGTTTTGTGTTTGACCCGAATTGCAGCGTGTATCCTGACGCAGTCGAGGTTGCCAACGACAGGGCGTGCGCAGTCTGATCCGCCGATAGGGCCAGCAGGCGCGATACCGCCCCGGCAACGCCGATCGTGCCCAATGTAGCCGTGGAATGGAACCCACGCGCATAGTGATCCAAGCTCACGGCTTCGCCAAGGCGCATGATGATTTCGGTGCCAACTGCATAAGCCGCCAACAGCTCTGCCCCGGTGGTGCGGCGAAACGTACTGGCCGCGAGAAGGGCGGGCAGCAACACCACGGTAGGATGCGAGTTCCCCGGCTCCTCCCAATCATCCAGATCCCAGGCATGACCAGCGATCGCATTGATCTGAGCGGCAAAGAGCGCGCTCAGGGTCTGGTTCGTGCCAAATAGTGGGCAGGGGCCTGCGCCAAACCCGCCCAAGGCCCGGGTCGCGCGCATGACAACTTCGCTTGTCGACCCGGCGAGGATGCATCCAAAGCAGTCGGCGATTGCCGGGGCAATCACTTTGCGTAGATCAGGCGGGGGAACTGCATGGACTGCAAACTGCGCCAGCCGGGAAATTGCGGTCATGAAACCGCACCCAGAGTTGCCTGGAACCTGACCTTTTCCCCCGCACATATCCGCATGGTGAGCAGCGGCCCAAGAACCGCAGCGGCACGGATATGTTGTGTTAATCTGCTGCCGTCGCCGAAAATGCCTTTCATGTCATTCTTCCTCTGCTGCGCAACACTGCCGTTCATGCAAACGGATCAAGCTGATGGGGATCTGTGGAGAGCCAGACAGATTTGGTTTGTAAGAAGCATCGCATCCCGTCCCAGCCGTTTTCGCGCCCATAGCCGGACTGTTTGTACCCCCCGACTGGAGATTGGGTCGACGCATTGAAGTAGTTGTTGATGTACACAGTGCCGGCTTCGATCCGGTCGGCCATCCGCATCGCTTTGGCCACGTCACGGGTCCAGATGCCCGCAGCAAGACCGTAGGGCGTATCGTTGGCGGTTCGGATCACATCTCTTTCGTTTTCCCAGCTCTCGGTGCTGACGACAGGTCCAAATACCTCGGACTGCGCAAGTTTCGCGTCGTTCGGTACGTCGGCAAAAATGGTTGGGCCGATGTAGTAGCCTTCGGATCGACAGGCCGTTCTGCCGTCAAGCAACAGCCTGTGCCCGGCGATTTCAGCATCTGCAATGTGCTGCAGAACGCGCTGGTAATGAGGCTTGTTGGCTATGGGGCCGATCTGTGTGGCTGGATCTAGCGGATCGCCGACACGGGCTTTTGCGACCGTTTCAACTAGCTTTTCCGAGAACACATCAATGATATCCCGATGCACCAAAAGGCGTGATCCTGCTATGCAGCTTTGCCCGGCCGGTGGGAAAATCCCCGACGCCACTCCATTGACGGCCAGATCAAGATCGGCATCCGGCAACACGATCTGAGGTGACTTTCCTCCCAATTCCATCACCACGGGTTTTACGCCCTTGGCAGCGGCAATGGCGGCCGCGCACCCCCCGGCTGTGCCACCTGTAAAGCTGACCATGCGCGCGTCAGGATGTTCGATCATGGGTTGGGCCGTTGTCGCACCATATCCTGTGACAACATTCAACACGCCGGGCGGCAAATCCGCTTCCAGTAAAACCGCCATCAATTCCAAGGTCGAGCAACTGGATTGCTCGGATGGCTTCATCACCACCGTATTGCCTGCCGCCAGACACGGGGCGAGTTTCCAGAGCAGAGTGCCCAGAGGCGAATTCCAGGGCAGCACCTGCGCCACGACGCCGAACGGTTCATATTTTACATAATTGTGGATGTTCGAAGCCTCGGCCGGGGTAACGCGGCCTTCGAATTTGTCGCACATTCCAGCGTAGTAATGGAAACTGTCCACCAGCCACGCACCCTCTCGTAAACCGGGCGTGATCATCGAAGGCAATTTGCCGTTGTCGCGGGTTTCGACCTGACCCAACCTGTCGGCATGGCGGGAAATCACGTCTCCCATTCTCCGTAAAATGCGACCCCGCTCTGCAGGTTGCATCCGCCCCCAAGGCCCATCGTAATAGGCCGATTTCGCGGCGGCGACTGCAAGCTCCACGTCCATCTGACGACAATCGGGTACTCTGGCCCAGACCTTGCCAGTGGCTGGGTTTTCGCTGTCGATATAGCTGCCACCGAATGGCTCATGCCATGTATTGCCAGCAAAGAATTTGAAGGTTCGGATGTCACTCATAGGTCATGCTCCATCGGGTATTCGGCCGCAAGCGGGGGGCGGCCAAGGATCATGTCGGCAGCTTTCTCGGCCATCATAACGACCGTTGCATAAAGATTGCCTGTGATCTGGCGTGGCATGGCAGAGGCATCGCAAACACGCAGTCCCTCGATCCCGTGCACGCGCAGCTCATTATCTAAAACCTCGCCCATTCGGGATGTGCATGCAGGATGGTGGCCTGTGTAAGCGGTGTTTCGAATTGCCCGTTCGATCTCGGCATCGGTTTTAGCGTTTTTCCAGACGCCGAGCTCTTCTGTTACGAATTTGGCAATCGGGTTTTGCCCCATGATCTCGCGCATGACCTCAACGCCCCGCCGCAGGACGTCGATATCGTGGGGGTCGGAAAAATAGTTGGGGTCGATTACCGGATGCCTCCGAGGATCAGCACCGGCCAATCGAACAGATCCTTCTGATCGCGGACGTTCGAGATTGACGTCGATCTGAACGCCGGACCGCGCCATCTTTCGCCCCCGTACCAACAACCTGCGACCCAAGCGCTGCAGCAAGGGCACATCTTCCCGCGCGCCGTTTCCCAGGTTTTCCTCGACAACCATTGGCGTCATGAAAACCTCGAGCTCGGGTAACATCGGATCCTCAAAAGCGTGGAACAAAACCGTAGAGAAGAACGCACCACCTCCGGGGCCACCGCCATTCACCAGCCAGTGGAGCATCAATTTCATGGCGTGATCGAAGCGCTGATATCTAGCGTGGCTCAGGTCATGCCGCGTTGATCCCCATTGCATTGAAACATCCGGGTGGTCAGACAAATGCGCACCGACCGAAGGCAAGTCGGCCACCACCTTGACCCCATGAGAGCGCAAGTGATCGGCCGGACCGATCCCCGACAGCATCAAAAGCTGCGGTGTCCCAAAAGCACCCTGACAACAGATCACTTCGCGTTCGGCTTCGATTACTTCACCCGCAAGCGTTTCAATCCCTGTTGCCCTGCCGCCTCGTGTCACGATCCGCGCGATATGAGTTCCGGTTCGAATTGTCAGGTTTGGCGGCGTTTTTCGAAGGTAGGATATAGCTGCAGATTGCCTGACGCCGTTGCTGACCGTGCTGTCATTCCGGGCTACACCAGTCCTTTCAGACCCGTTGAAGTCACTGGTTTCACGGTGCCCTGCGCAGATCGCTGCGTCGATAAAGGCTTGGTCCATTGGGCCAAAATTGCGCGCGGGTTCGGTCTTGAGAGGTCCGTCTGTGCCATGCCAGGCAT
The genomic region above belongs to Ruegeria sp. HKCCD4315 and contains:
- a CDS encoding DUF3726 domain-containing protein; this translates as MNFSLNEMEATAKRATRGAGYSWGQAEEASKAARWLCVQGLDGAGILSLLLEQGLASDPAAHRPGQINCLWQGKEALCPLSAGPLLSDAAHFLKTGPIEMRNVAVPALMLPFARHAARILNEALTIEIDTVQGVVGEDWLMAPDSLPKTAHTVVVSRGGAPITTREQETRAYPDPQDWDTLNRFAHRTYAPATEESRLLGAGSGLSDND
- a CDS encoding Ldh family oxidoreductase, with translation MTDTQTLTLAEIEDLSFRALVAAGTSKENARPLAQATAATEADGVASHGLAYIPIYCEHVQCGKVDGLAVPVLSRPKPGVVAVDAATGFAHSAIDTGFEVLIPAAREQGVAVLAIKNSYNCGVLGYHTYRLAQAGLVGLGFTNAPASIAPSGGSKPVVGTNPFSIAAPGPDSEPALLIDQSASTIAKSEVMKHAREGKPIPVGWALDADGNPTTDPEVGLKGSMAPSGGYKGVGVALMVELMAAALTGASLGINASPFSGTLGGPPKTGQFFIAIDPSATTSSGFETGIAELVGAIRAQEAAHLPGDGRSAKRQIARKSGVAVSKATLDKISKFL
- a CDS encoding trimethylamine methyltransferase family protein; translated protein: MNQRRRSGGRAARHQARNDGAGSGPTRAIWPGIEGGQYAPLTQAEIEMVDHTAMRILEEIGVKGATPRCIETLCSAGGSLTDDGRLLFPEAMVRKTLQIAGRGFKLCGLDPANDIDPSSSRTHFGTSGAAVHMIDSQTGKIRDTTLRDLYDMARLAEQLPNIHMFQRTVVARDIADPREMDLNTLYACLKGTSKPTGTSFGSPDVMEEAVRMLALLMGGPDALRARPPVCVSTCFIVPPLTFAEEALGVIECAARHGIPLKLVAAGQAGATSPAPLAGAVAQQTAEVLAGIVYVNLLNPGHPATFGALPFVSDLRTGAMSGGSAEQGLLMAACAQMARHYDIPCAVSAGMTDSKLPDFQAGYEKGYTELLASLAGANLVYEAAGMYGSLLGASLESFVLDNDLIGSVMRATRGFEVSEDTLSLETIRDVCVGGPGHFLGHAQTINRMESDYFYPAMADRRTPQEWSEAPDKDVLERARLRTQELLANPSPTHIPEDMDKAIRQHFPVRDLR
- a CDS encoding MmgE/PrpD family protein; translation: MTAISRLAQFAVHAVPPPDLRKVIAPAIADCFGCILAGSTSEVVMRATRALGGFGAGPCPLFGTNQTLSALFAAQINAIAGHAWDLDDWEEPGNSHPTVVLLPALLAASTFRRTTGAELLAAYAVGTEIIMRLGEAVSLDHYARGFHSTATLGTIGVAGAVSRLLALSADQTAHALSLATSTASGYTLQFGSNTKPLQAGWAARNGLEAAVLAAQGVTGQPHVLDHARGFAGLQGNYDPSVFNAAMGKMGSPWALGEYGLVLKPWPSCGYTHRLMTAAINLRPAVNGRFGGITAIDTRLPDFHAEILPFNHPKSRAEALFSIPACVGQILASGNLTLSDSEDAFWKSPAVSRLIQLTRVTAEPARNSNLNYDPDQPDLLRIEFNDGSAVSEACAFPLGASQNPMTNAQLAAKYTALTGQPERAFNGLLAWPDAQDSATLFKGYSNEPA
- a CDS encoding aldehyde dehydrogenase codes for the protein MSDIRTFKFFAGNTWHEPFGGSYIDSENPATGKVWARVPDCRQMDVELAVAAAKSAYYDGPWGRMQPAERGRILRRMGDVISRHADRLGQVETRDNGKLPSMITPGLREGAWLVDSFHYYAGMCDKFEGRVTPAEASNIHNYVKYEPFGVVAQVLPWNSPLGTLLWKLAPCLAAGNTVVMKPSEQSSCSTLELMAVLLEADLPPGVLNVVTGYGATTAQPMIEHPDARMVSFTGGTAGGCAAAIAAAKGVKPVVMELGGKSPQIVLPDADLDLAVNGVASGIFPPAGQSCIAGSRLLVHRDIIDVFSEKLVETVAKARVGDPLDPATQIGPIANKPHYQRVLQHIADAEIAGHRLLLDGRTACRSEGYYIGPTIFADVPNDAKLAQSEVFGPVVSTESWENERDVIRTANDTPYGLAAGIWTRDVAKAMRMADRIEAGTVYINNYFNASTQSPVGGYKQSGYGRENGWDGMRCFLQTKSVWLSTDPHQLDPFA
- a CDS encoding GMC family oxidoreductase, with translation MSAFDYVIAGGGSAGCVLAARLAEERDVSVCLVEAGGRGRDLFIQMPAGNGFVFGNPKLDWGYVSVPQVGLNGRSIYYPRGKSLGGSSIVNGMIYMRGVAADYDTWQQPGWSFAEVLPYFRRSEGSRDRRDAWHGTDGPLKTEPARNFGPMDQAFIDAAICAGHRETSDFNGSERTGVARNDSTVSNGVRQSAAISYLRKTPPNLTIRTGTHIARIVTRGGRATGIETLAGEVIEAEREVICCQGAFGTPQLLMLSGIGPADHLRSHGVKVVADLPSVGAHLSDHPDVSMQWGSTRHDLSHARYQRFDHAMKLMLHWLVNGGGPGGGAFFSTVLFHAFEDPMLPELEVFMTPMVVEENLGNGAREDVPLLQRLGRRLLVRGRKMARSGVQIDVNLERPRSEGSVRLAGADPRRHPVIDPNYFSDPHDIDVLRRGVEVMREIMGQNPIAKFVTEELGVWKNAKTDAEIERAIRNTAYTGHHPACTSRMGEVLDNELRVHGIEGLRVCDASAMPRQITGNLYATVVMMAEKAADMILGRPPLAAEYPMEHDL